aattaaaataagagaggaaaaaaTGGAAGGAAAATGAATGGAACAAAGACTAGACACGTGACTAAGCCGAATTATTGTTTTACTAAATGTTAAGAAATCCTACATTTGCATTTCCGGTTATAATTGTGTCTAATATCTCTGACATGTTCCCAAACTTATTGAATTTTAGAAATGCAATTGTTACCTAAGGACTCCAGACAATATCAGAAAACATAATGTTAACAGACATTCAGAAGGTCTTGTAAAGAAGGTACATCCACATCTTATAATTAAGAAAGTGTAGTTAAGTTCACACGCTTGTTTGGCTTTTGGATGTCAGCAAAGGCATTCTAGTCCTTACCTTAATCCCATGTTATATCTTAATTTCTGGCCCTAATATAAAATTTCCATTCAAGCTTTTGATTACTTATCCggaacaagaataaaaataaaagccagAACAAAAACAAAGGAAATGAAGCGGAGAAAGCATCAAGCAATTCAGGGACGTCATTACTGCAAGAGCAGATGATTTGCCAAAAATTTcgttttgcttttaagttgagttattttttttttcttttatcatgcgtgagagtatttattaatttatcaatgaataatttcttttaaaaattatatttaatcatttttataatttttttttctgtttaagAATTCTAAGTGTAATTTCACTTTGATCATCCACATATTAGAtcacattaaattatttaaaattacattaaaataaaaattattgtatttgttATTAAATCTTTACAAATTTTATCGTGTGATTCTTTTCCTAAATTCATACGTGTTTTCAGCAGGTCTTTTTGTAATCGATTTGTCTAAAAATGTGTACTCATGTTTGTCTACCTAGGCAAACATTTGATGACATTGTCATCTTGCTTCTTTGTCTAGGCGTTATCCAAGTTAGCTCAAGTGTGATGAAACATTTATtcttatgtaaaaattaaatttgaataacttttgtgttcaataaaaacaatttagaaCACTAATATcctaataaatattgttttaccTCAAATTTGCAAATGCTTACTGTATACACCAAGTTATGCAAAGTTTTTGTagtttcattcttctttttttttttttctgttataaCTTGATGCGTTTTTTGCTTGAACTAATCAAATTCAATTCgataaaataaaactagcaaTTAAACTAGAACAATCTCAATTCACATCGACAGTGTGTTTATAATTCCATTCTTGGACATATGTACCCACCCTGACATATAGCAGTATCATTTTGTCCTAATCATTCCAATTTCATATGCTCAAATAAACCAAAAGCACCAACAGATAAAAAACCAGTTTATCAAAACATAAGAATCGTGGAATATTTGTCCACGACAAAGACACCTGAAAGCCTTCCATAATACAAAGCAACATCAACTTGAGTCTTTCAGTTATCACAAATGGACACATGTCTAGCTATATGCTTTCAAAAGAGTGGAAAACATCGATCAACCTATAGCTACAGCATTTGTTTTGATTCTTGCATCAAACGAATTTATCCCAGTTGCATCTTCAACTtcaagatttaaattaatttgaaaaccaAAGCCATTTGATTGGATCAAAAGTTTCGATAGGTTTTTAATACTTAGTAACTTTAATTTGATGATCCCTTTTACCCAGCCTGAATACATGCCCCAAGTTTTATATGTCACGATACAACACGACCATtgattctctttttgtttttgaagtCGCTGCGGAATCAAATGTATAATCAATCTGGTTCTTATACAAGTATTTTTGTTCTTGTCATTGCAATTTGGTTTTGactagtattttctttttcttttttaccgaCTCTTGTTTACATTTTGTTGGTTAACAGGtcaaaagaatgaaaaggaagagagagagattgGGTACATGAAAGAAATGCACCCTTGTaagattatgttaaaattttgcattaaatgtaagataaatatttttttaaaataaaagaacaagtgatcaaatttttttaaaatttaaatatgtatttgaaACGGATTTCTGATATACATGCAGTTACAATTTATTAAGTCAtccaattaatattaatatcataaaaGAATACTGAgagcatatttaaattttgaagataaaatctatatttaaaattagtttataatgTTTAGTTACTCCTTACTAAGCCATTCGATTATAATCATCATGgtttgaattattttagaaattaataaatttatcatacatgaataaatataattaaataaaagtataattttttttactatcaacacataaccatttttaaaataatcaaaattaaaaagaattattttctataagaatcaaaaaattaatttgtatctGAAAGTGTACCATTTTATGGATCATGCCActctttatgaaatttaatctctatcaatttgaaaaaaatataacctAATTGTCTCTACAACATTTTGGGCAACTTCCAGTTTTGCCCACGAAACTCTTTTCCTTCCATGTTACTGCCTATTAATTCCTATCACACCTGCCACAATCACAATCTTcagtattattataaataaaaaagaaatatttatttatattttatcaccGTAATATTATTGTTCCAATTTCCAAACCTCTAGTTAGTTGTTAGGAGGAGAAAGGATCAAAAGGAAGAAGCATCACCATAAAGCAAGACACTTTTTTCCTCTTCATtccttccttcaccttcttcgTTGCTTGCGGTGCCCTAGATTTTCTCTATCCTTTCAATCGTTCCCGAATTCCCTCCCGCTAGGGTTTCCCATGGATTCCGAGGACGATATGCACGACGCCAACGATGTGGAGTCCCTTGACGACGATTTCTACAGTGGCGAGACCGAGGACGCTCCCATGGATTACTACAGTGACTACGACGACGAAGCTGACGATTACTTCGACGATGCTGACGATTCTGACCGGGTTGAGTCTCGCCGCCCTGAGGTAGGTCTTCTCCCCTGCTCACCATCGCTGTCTCAATTGAATTTCTGTTCTCTGTATTGTTCAGTTGAGCTGTGCGTGTTCTTGTTGCCTGTTTTCACCAACTGTGAAGAATTGAAGTAATTGGACTCTTGCGGTGGAGGATTTTGCTGCACTCAATCATGGATGTAAAGGGATACCGTTGAAGCTTTATGATtgattcttaataaatttttggaACTATACTAGTGTGTGTGGTTGGTAGGGCAGGAATATGTGCTTAATTGATCTTGATAAGCATGCTGATAATAGATTAATAGTAATAATCATTTGTTGGATTCACTCTTATGGATATATGATCATATGAGTGCTGTAATTCCTCGTCCAAGACATACGGTGTTCCCATGTTACGTGTGTCTCTATTTGTTTCTGCAATCATATTATCCTTATCTGATTGACGGATCCCTGTTTGGATTTCAGCAAAACTTTACAATATTGAGGGAATTGGATATCCGGCAAAGGCAGGAGGATGACATAGCTAGAGTAGCGGCAGTTCTTTCCATACCGCGGGTTTCTGCGAGCATCCTACTTCGTCACTACAACTGGTAAATTTGTCATCTGTTGACCTTGTATTGGCTTATTTTCCATTGCAGTTTTGTGTGATATGTAAAGCTTTGGATCTTTAATTGTACTGAAGGAGAGTGAATTGGTAATGCAGGAGTGTTAGTAAGGTGCATGATGCTTGGTTTGCTGATGAAGATCAAGTCCGGAAAACAGTTGGTTTGTTGGAGAAGCCAGTTTTCCAGAATTCTAATACTAGAGAGGTGAGACATGGTTGTTTGGGCTTTAAAATAGGTCTACTAATGTTGAAATTTCTTGTCTTATGCTGCTTGGACTTCATTTAATCTTCAGTAATTGAATTATCTCACATTTTTCCCTCTCTTGTGGTCAGCTTACTTGTGGCATCTGTTTTGAAATGTATCCTCGTGCACGGGTTGAATCTGCTGCTTGTGGCCACCCTTACTGCTATTCATGCTGGGCAGGTATTACTTGTGTATCATCCTTGTGTTCTTTGGTGGCTACAGATACTATCTGGAATCGTTAATAAATCATGGCTTgctcttttgctttttttttctttggttatAGTGCCAATACAtgtatcatttaatattatttcttcattttgttatatcatgttcttatgttcttatatcctttgtGACATGCTAGGATATATTGGCACATCAATTAATGATGGTCCGGGATGTTTGGTGCTGAGATGTCCTGATCCCTCTTGTGGTGCTGCTGTTGGTCAAGATATGATTAACCTTTTAGCATCTGATGAAGATAAAGAGAAGTATGACCGTTACCTTCTCAGATCTTATATTGAAGACAACAAGAAGGTATGTGGTAGATATTGAATTTGGACATCGATAATGATGGTAAAGGTATTTAGTACCTTCTCAGATCTTATAGTACTGCCAATTGCAGTCTTGTATTTGATTTGTTGACATTTTTTGCCCAATTTATGCATTCACAACTCTTCATGTGTTGATTTGAGTATTAACCACAATATTATCACCTGGGTACATATGGCTATGAATTCCTAAAATTTTGTGATTAATGGTCCATTAGTTCAATACGATGTTACCCTACCTTTATGGCTATAGATGGGGTTCTATACTTAATATTTTTGACATCTTTCTCTATTTCAATGTCTTACTGGCATAATTATCTTATTTCTTCTGCTCTCTCTGTTCTGTGTAGACCAAGTGGTGTCCTGCTCCAGGTTGTGAATATGCAGTTACTTTTGATGCTGGCAGTGGAAATTATGATGTATCTTGCCTCTGTTCATATAGCTTTTGCTGGAATGTAAGTTATATATGGATTGTTTCAGATTTTTATAGCattgcattttaaaatatttatattctgCTAACTATTGTGTTTTGGATCTACAGTGCACAGAGGAGGCTCACCGTCCAGTTGACTGTGGCACTGTTTCAAagtggattttgaaaaatagtgcTGAATCTGAAAACATGAACtggtacaaaatatatattgacaTCTGTAGATACTATTTTCTTGCCTATAATCCTTTGGGACATTTTATTTAGTGTCTGCTGTGATGTACTGattgtcccttttttttttttttttttgctcagcaaaaataatatattataatataaaatagtacCAGGGGTACTAGTTGATACAGCTAAAAAGTCATGTCATACGAAAATAGGATACAGACATATAAATCACAACCTGAAAAACCCACAGTACAGATAGGGAATGAAACTAGACTATATTCCTAAACTGATTGTCCCTTTTTTAGTTGCCataagaaattataatatttgatgCCTAATTTATGTCAAGGTCAATGAGTTTGCTGACTTATTTTGAATGGCTCTAGCTCTGCCAATGCCTTCTTATATGGGCTATATGCTAGAATTTGTCTTCAACTGAATCTTGATAAGCAGCTTACACCAGGGCTTATATAACTTAATTACACAACACTAAAGATGAGCAAAATTATACAACACtgttcaaatataaaaatactccTGGTGTTTAATTATATTGAGATGTATTTATTCTTGTTAAGAAATAGGACACAGGAATTGAGGGGGTAAaaatgtttgggatttttttttctatttctgcCAATTCGTCCTCAACTGTACTCGAGAACCAAGCATAGGAACAAACTTTGGACAACTTGATTACCTACTATTTGTGAGATAAGAGTATATGAAAAATATCTCACAATATCAATTTATCTTAGAGTCTTAGACTATTGTATAGTATCTTAGATGATCTCTTAAGATTGCCTTTCATATTTTCTACTACTTCATGATTTCTTTCCTTAGTTGATTTGATTGATTAGGTTTAAGAGTATAAATACGGATcagtgttttatatttttaatttcagtttacatctttttcatcaaatcaaagtgaatttttcttttctacctTCTCTAAGTAAATCCTCATAATTTCACAATGACTTATGATTTTGTCTTGTGAGATTGATATTGAACATTTTGTTTATAATGTACGGTTATATACCAATTGTGTAATATATTTCAAGCTATTCTTCATTGTTTCTCTGAATCGTATGATTTAATGTCCTTTGTATACACTGCTATACTGTTATTTTTTGGAGATTTAGTCTTGAGGCCCTGAGCTAACTGTTAATTTAATGACTTTCAGGATACTTGCTAACTCAAAACCATGTCCCAAGTGCAAGCGACCAATTGAAAAAAACCAAGGGTGCATGCATATGACATGTACTCCTCCTTGTAAATTTGAGTTTTGCTGGTATGTTTTTTTTCCATGATTATTTTGCTTGCTtccattgtttttcttcttcctttcattGGGATGAATGATACGTTTATATTTGCGCCTTTAGCATGGGTAACAGCTCATTGTAACTCAttgacaagtgtaccaattcgTCTTAAGTAGTAAAATTTACTCGGAAGTCCAAGTGTCGAATCCAtatggactttgtttgtacttgagTTGATGTATACCCAATTTGCAAGCAGAAgataaggaagaagaaagaaggaattgaaaaataaaagtaaaaaataacaagattaaatgtAAATGATAACTTcagaatttaaatatgttagGGCCTAACATGCTTAACTACCCTTGATGCAATATTAACgtgtttatctatttaatgttatttcaattTCCACCCATATCTACTACGATACTCAACATTGACCCCTCATGataaagagcctaatttatctattctttctcccaaattcttttgcaaagataaaacaGTAAATTGCATGAAGTTTGGAGATGTATGCCTAGACAAAACAAGATCACTCTATCCCTAACAATGAGTTGTTTAGATGCTCTTTCTCAATTCTTTAGAAATTATCATTTTCCaatatataatttctaaacAAATGCATGGATGATCAGACCATACTATACAATGAAGAGCAAAAAATAGACAATAGAACAGAAATTGCATTTAATAGATAGTAAAAGAAGTTACATTACAGGGGTGTTGGCTACTAGGCTCCCAACAGAGGGGGTTTAACCTCTCGTTGTCATGAAAGACTTTACACTTTAGGGGTTAATGtagatagaagaagaaaatggatgGTAATAGAACGAGGGGAGAATGGCTAGAGAGAGAGGGATTTTCCCTAAGAGAGATGCTTAGACTTTGGGTGTATTCAATAGAGAGTTCTTAGTCTTGGTgtgtctttctcctttgctttcTACTTCTTTTATAGGCATAAGGTAACTTAAAATTCACGCGATCCCGCGCTAAGCGGGCTTTCTGGGCTTAGTGAGTATGGCGATGATCACGCGCTTAGCGCAGGATTTGCGCTAAGCGTGCCTTTGAGCTTCTTCGTGGGCCTTCTTTGCGCTAAGCTTGCACTGACCCAATCTTcaactttttattcaagtttttACATCAATTCTTTTGAATCTTACtagtcaaaaattaaaataatattaaaatcctcattatttcattaaaaacaacattataGTAGAGGAATTGTAATCATTCTTAagtcaaaattgactatcaattaaACTCAAACTTCGCAGTTATCACTCATTATTTTCAAACAACTTGAGCTTGTGAGAAGTTTTACTGAACTTGATATATTTCTATCTACATAGGCTATGCCTTGGTGCATGGTCAGACCATGGTGAAAGGACTGGTGGATTTTATGCTTGCAATCGTTATGAAGCAGCTAAACAAGAGGGAGTGGTAAGGGAATTAGAAATACTCTACTTCATTGGTTCAGGTTTCATGATACCATTAACCTACTGCCCCTGGCATATATTTTGATAACGATATCTTCTTCTGAACTAAATGTTGTTGCATGTAGTATGATGAAActgaaagaagaagagaaatggCAAAGAATTCATTGGAGAGATACACACATTATTATGAGCGGTGGGCCAGCAACCAATCTGTATGCACTACTCCATACTTTTCCTATTCAGTATCGtatatctctatttttttatatacaatttcCAAATTCTTCACAGTTTAATCTTTAGTTTGCTAGAATTCCTTTGGTGTAAgagtatataattaattttctctttcttaCAGTCAAGGCAAAAAGCTCTTGCAGATCTACACCAGATGCAAACTGTTCATGTATGTTATAcatacttttctttttgttttcaccCGTCTTCCCCCCTCCCTCCTCTTCCCAAAGTTTTTGTTTTAGCTTGTGTGTTATTTTGACAACTGAAGTGAACTGCACTAGGCAAATCTGTTTTCTAAGCTTGTTTTCCAACATTCAGGAATAATGGAATGTGATgttgcaaattttaattttccttgtaatAAATCAGTAaagtaaaaatgttaaattattcattcttTCATTGTAATAAAGAATTGAACCttggaataattttttgttatataattaaacTGACTAAAAATAACTAGCCCAGGTCTTAACCTTTCCAGCATTCCTCATAGTTgcaattctttttttcttaaaaaccattttgcttctttcttaaaaatataacttcTGCTGGATTGCTTAGGCACTTTCTTGCATATAAGTAGAGCTTAATATCTTTTTCTAGGAATTGTAAAATTGTCTAGTAATTGCCATTTTTCCTTTGGCAGATTGAGAAGCTTAGTGATACACAGTGCCAGCCTGAATCACAGCTTAAGTTCATAACAGAGGCCTGGTTACAGGTAAATGAAGCTTATAGTTTTGGAGTtggtataataaattataaaatttgtataattgttttatgaagcttttacatgtttttggactGTGAGTAGTCAGTTTTTGTTCCCTAGGGCACAAATGACGTCACTGTTAATTGAACTGTTTTCTGAAGGTGATCATATGGATGTTTTTGACAGTTGTAAAATGGAGGGCTTTATAATTTCTATTTCATGTTGGCAGATAGTTGAATGCAGGAGGGTGCTGAAATGGACATATTCATATGGGTACTATTTACCGGAGCATGAACATGCTAAAAAACAGTTCTTTGAGTACTTACAAGGTTTTATTCTTCAACTAGAATCTTAGTTTGAAATGTCTTGCATTTGTGGCAGTTCCCCTACAAGCGATTTTTTTTCCCTACAGGTGAGGCAGAATCTGGTTTGGAGAGACTTCATCAATGTGCTGAAAAGGAACTACAGCTATTCCTGAATGCTGATGGCCCATCTAAAGAATTCAATGACTTTCGCACTAAACTAGCTGGATTGACCAGGTAGATGTTCCAGATTTTAAGT
The nucleotide sequence above comes from Glycine soja cultivar W05 chromosome 11, ASM419377v2, whole genome shotgun sequence. Encoded proteins:
- the LOC114376461 gene encoding probable E3 ubiquitin-protein ligase ARI7 — encoded protein: MDSEDDMHDANDVESLDDDFYSGETEDAPMDYYSDYDDEADDYFDDADDSDRVESRRPEQNFTILRELDIRQRQEDDIARVAAVLSIPRVSASILLRHYNWSVSKVHDAWFADEDQVRKTVGLLEKPVFQNSNTRELTCGICFEMYPRARVESAACGHPYCYSCWAGYIGTSINDGPGCLVLRCPDPSCGAAVGQDMINLLASDEDKEKYDRYLLRSYIEDNKKTKWCPAPGCEYAVTFDAGSGNYDVSCLCSYSFCWNCTEEAHRPVDCGTVSKWILKNSAESENMNWILANSKPCPKCKRPIEKNQGCMHMTCTPPCKFEFCWLCLGAWSDHGERTGGFYACNRYEAAKQEGVYDETERRREMAKNSLERYTHYYERWASNQSSRQKALADLHQMQTVHIEKLSDTQCQPESQLKFITEAWLQIVECRRVLKWTYSYGYYLPEHEHAKKQFFEYLQGEAESGLERLHQCAEKELQLFLNADGPSKEFNDFRTKLAGLTSVTRNYFENLVRALENGLADVDSNGAASSKATSSKNAAGSSKGRGGRGKATIRTISSRMTDDNHWSCEHCTYANVKSATTCQMCNQQRR